From the genome of Peptoniphilus sp. ING2-D1G:
GGTAATAGATTCAAGACCTACAGACGAAGGAGCCACCATAAGAAGAAGAAGAGAATGCATAGATTGTAAAGGTAGATTTACAACCTATGAAAGAATAGAAGAAACGCCTATAGTCGTTGTAAAAAGAGATGGAACGAGACAGATTTTTGACAAGAGCAAGATAGTAAACGGAATAATTCGTTCCTGTGAAAAAAGACCTGTTACATTGGATGAGATTGAGAAAACTGCAGACAATGTCGAAAAACAAATTCAAAATTCCTTAAAAAAGGAAATAACTTCCGAAGAAATAGGAGATATTGTAATGAAGGAACTCAAAGAATTGGATGAAGTAGCTTATGTGCGTTTTGCCTCAGTCTATAGACAATTTAAGGATGTTCAAAGTTTTTTTGATGAAATAGAAGAAATAATAAAGAGCAAGAAGTGATACAGTGGACTTATTTACCCTTAATATGCAAAATAACATGAAAGAGAAATCTCCCTTGTCCTACAGGATGAGGCCTGAGTCCCTTGAGGATTTTGTAGGTCAAAAACACTTGGTGGGCGAGGGAAAATATTTAAATAGAGTTATAAAATCCGACAGAGTAAGTTCCATGATATTTTACGGACCTCCGGGAGTAGGAAAAACCACCCTTGCAAAGATTATTTCCCTTATGACGAAAAAACAATTTATAGAAATATCGGCAGTCACATCAAACTTGAAGGAGTTGCGTGAGGTTTTGCAACAAGCGGAAGACAACATAAAATTTCATAATTTAAATAATATTCTATTCATAGATGAAATACACAGATTTAACAAATCTCAGCAGGATGCATTGCTTCCCTATGTGGAAAAGGGAATAGTCACTTTAATAGGAGCTACAACTGAAAATCCTTACTTTGAGGTTAACAAAGCGTTGTTGTCCAGAATGCAGGTTTTATTTTTAAAACCTTTAGATGAAGAAGACTTGTATCAACTTATAGAGAATGCCATTGAAAAGGATG
Proteins encoded in this window:
- the nrdR gene encoding Transcriptional repressor NrdR (Negatively regulates transcription of bacterial ribonucleotide reductase nrd genes and operons by binding to NrdR-boxes; High confidence in function and specificity); amino-acid sequence: MKCPYCGYTESKVIDSRPTDEGATIRRRRECIDCKGRFTTYERIEETPIVVVKRDGTRQIFDKSKIVNGIIRSCEKRPVTLDEIEKTADNVEKQIQNSLKKEITSEEIGDIVMKELKELDEVAYVRFASVYRQFKDVQSFFDEIEEIIKSKK